The genomic window ATTCAAAACGGGGCAGACCAGAGTGTGTCCGCTGAGTTAGTGCTACAGAAAGCTTTAGACCGAGAGAGACAGCGAGTTATCCCACTTACACTGACAGCTGTAGACGGAGGAAAACCTCCCAGGTCGGGGTCATTACAAATTATTGTAAATGTTCAGGATGGTAACGATAATGCCCCTGTATTCAGCAAATCTCTTTATAAAGCGCAAGTTAGTGAGAATGCACCCGTTGGTACAGAGGTATTAAAACTAAATGCGACTGATTCAGACGAGGGTTTGAATAGCCATATAGTATACTCATTGATACATCAGGATAATGAGGACAAAACTAACGCTGTATTTAAAATTGATCCGGATACTGGCGAGATCACTGTGCAAGGGATTATAGATTTTGAAGAAAATAACGCCTTTGAGATTCATGCGCAAGCCAGAGACAAAGGGTTGACCCCGCGCACAACTCACTGTAAAGTGTTAGTCGAGGTAATAGACATGAACGATAATGCGCCGGAAATATCTCTTACATCACAGGTAAATACTGTCAGTGAAGATGCCAAGAAGGGTATTACAGTCGCTTTGATAACGATTTCAGACAAAGATGCAGGCAAAAATGGAAATGCGCACGGCAAACTGGCAGGTGAGGTCCCGTTTAAACTGCAGTCTTCTTATAAGAATTATTATTCTATTGTAGTGGACGGCTCTTTGGACAGGGAACGTGTAGCTCAGTATAATGTCACGATAGTCGCGACAGACGAAGGTTTCCCGCCTCTCTCCAGCACCCGAGTCTTTACAGTACATGTTTCAGACGTAAACGATAATGCGCCATATTTCTCAGAGCCAGTTGTTAACGTTTATGTGAAAGAAAATGGTCCGAGTGGGCAGGTGATTTATACTTTGCTGGCTAAGGATCCAGACTTGAATGAAAATTCAAAAATTACATATGCGCTTTTGGAACCATCCCTTAAAAGCATAGTGAATGTAAACCCTGATGATGGAGACATATACGCTCTCCAGTCGTTTAACtatgaggaaatgaaaagagttGAGTTTAAAGTTCAGGCCACAGACTCCGGTGTTCCTCCACTGAGCAGCAACGTGTCTGTGAACGTTTTTGTCCTAGATGAGAATGACAACAGTCCGCGGATTCTCCCGCCCTATTCAGAGCACGGTTCActtaacactgaaaacattccaTATTCTGCCGAGGCAGGCTACTTTGTGGCCAAGATCAGAGCTGTAGATGCCGACTCAGGTTATAATGCACTgctttcttttcacatttcGGAACCGAAAGGAAATAACCTTTTCCGAATCGGAACGAGCAACGGTGAAATAAGGACTAAGAGGCGAATGAGTGACAATGATTTGAAAACTCATCCTCTGGTAGTTTTAGTTAGTGATAACGGGGAGCCCTCACTTTCAGCAACTGTGTCaattgatgttgttgttgttgagagcACAGGTGACACTCAGACTCCATTCAGACACGCACCGATAAATGAGGAGAGTTTTTCTGATTTAAATCTGTATTTGCTGATCGccattgtgtcagtgtctgtgatCTTTTTGCTGAGTCTCATCGGTTTAATTGCTGCAAAATGCCACAGAAAAGAAAGCTTCAGCAGGTACACCGCCCCAATGATCACCACACACCCTGACGGAAGCTGGTCTTACTCCAAAGCTACTCAACAGTATGACGTGTGTTTTAGCTCCGACACACTTAAAAGTGACGTAATGGTTTTCCCCGCACCATTTCCGCCTGTAGATGCGGAACTGATCAGTATTAATGGAGGAGATACTTTTAACCGGACACAAACACTCCCGAATAAAGAAAAGGTAAGCTGTGTAAAATATACGTCTTAAAAAAGTTACGAAGTGTTTCTTGGAGAGATGGCGTTCTAAGGAGTTTACCGCAGTTCTTTGCCTTTACATCTGACTTTTTATAGTGTCGATCAGACCAGTGCTCCTCGCGCTTTCCCCCACTGAGCACCAaaatataaatgtcattttcttgCTCTGCACATAGTCTTACACACCTAACATGGAAAGTTTTACGCTGTCCATGGTGCTTATTTTTTCTCCCAAGCATTTTTATCGCGCCCCAGCTGTCAGGCGCCAAATGTGGCCCAGACATTGTTTGACATAAGCGTTTTATACAAGCAAACTACGGTTCGGTCATAACACAATTTAAACTATTGCTTAGAAATCCTTTTGATTTACTATCCTTTGGTTACAGTGTTACTTTACATATAGACTTATTTGTCATTTatatgttaattttttttcccttgacaCCTCTATTTTCAATAAGgctatttttctgtgtgtgtgtgtgtgtgtgtgtgtgtgtgtgtgtgtgtgtgtgtgtatttgtatgcatgtgtttgagtgggTGTGGGGGGAATTAAATCATAGTACTTCTTATTTTGCTTCAGTTTTGCATAATGTCCGCAAGTTTCATGGCCTTGTATTCTATGTGTATTCTATGCACATGATAAGCATTTCTCTAGAGTcacatgtgtcagtgtttacaTCTTTCTCTGATCTTCATTTTGGCTTTGCTTTAAATAGAAATTTCTATAGCATAGAAATAAGATATATTGCAACTGTGTGATGTAGATATGTGTCATTTATATGTAATGGTTGTTACCAAGGCTATGTCCAGGTTTCACAACCCAAAAGGAAATACAGAGTCACAGTCAAGAAACAAGTGTCTTATTTTAACTCCGCCCTGCAGTCTTGCTCAGACCACTTacagtctgttttctctctttattgttatttttattctgtccctctcgccatctctctctctctctttaccagagggagatctctctctctctctctctctctctctctctctctgtctatctctctctccctctctttttggcTGTCagtctctgattctctctccatatatatcCCTgatctctttgttttcatttccccAGATGCAGTTTGTATCAGCACTTGCACCTTGTAAGCATGTTTCTCCAGATTATCATAACTGCAGACAATCAGCCTTGATTCCAGTTCAGGCTTACTTAGTTTCAATGCAGCTGTGCAATCTAATTGA from Chanos chanos chromosome 2, fChaCha1.1, whole genome shotgun sequence includes these protein-coding regions:
- the pcdh2ab12 gene encoding protocadherin 2 alpha b 12 — protein: MTKCFTLKATFFLLLSFLNRISGQIAYTVSEEVNKGTFVGNIAKDLSINVQELESRMFHIVSTAGRKYFEVNVKTGVLFVNERLDREELCPSSTRCSVHLEAIVNNPLNLYRIEVTILDVNDNAPSFRVKSKEFNISELAFEGDRFQLPRASDPDVGLNSIKSYKLSPNDHFSLDIQNGADQSVSAELVLQKALDRERQRVIPLTLTAVDGGKPPRSGSLQIIVNVQDGNDNAPVFSKSLYKAQVSENAPVGTEVLKLNATDSDEGLNSHIVYSLIHQDNEDKTNAVFKIDPDTGEITVQGIIDFEENNAFEIHAQARDKGLTPRTTHCKVLVEVIDMNDNAPEISLTSQVNTVSEDAKKGITVALITISDKDAGKNGNAHGKLAGEVPFKLQSSYKNYYSIVVDGSLDRERVAQYNVTIVATDEGFPPLSSTRVFTVHVSDVNDNAPYFSEPVVNVYVKENGPSGQVIYTLLAKDPDLNENSKITYALLEPSLKSIVNVNPDDGDIYALQSFNYEEMKRVEFKVQATDSGVPPLSSNVSVNVFVLDENDNSPRILPPYSEHGSLNTENIPYSAEAGYFVAKIRAVDADSGYNALLSFHISEPKGNNLFRIGTSNGEIRTKRRMSDNDLKTHPLVVLVSDNGEPSLSATVSIDVVVVESTGDTQTPFRHAPINEESFSDLNLYLLIAIVSVSVIFLLSLIGLIAAKCHRKESFSRYTAPMITTHPDGSWSYSKATQQYDVCFSSDTLKSDVMVFPAPFPPVDAELISINGGDTFNRTQTLPNKEKIKEERNLSGWDLAAFLEMFL